A window from Aquabacterium sp. NJ1 encodes these proteins:
- the gspN gene encoding type II secretion system protein N, whose product MAGIPFLSRRPAWMQGAGALTTRWLESTMEVARWENMRKAGRRWGWWGAGLGALVGLVVYAPASWLAQGVVELSGQRLLLAESQGTIWHGDAVVVLTGGPGSRDARALPGRLNWTMRLSGLGLRLTFQQDCCIPTPVVMQVAFGMGRVKTDVLAQATGEVGHWPAAWLGGLGTPWNTLQLAGVLRLSSRDLSFEWAQGRLRIQGQADLMLENVSSRLTTLDRLGSYRLNLSGDPQGLLQMQLNTLDGALQLSGQGGVSSGGMRFRGEARASEAERGALDNLLNIIGRREGDRSVISIG is encoded by the coding sequence ATGGCTGGCATTCCTTTCCTGAGCCGTCGCCCTGCCTGGATGCAAGGCGCGGGCGCCTTGACCACGCGCTGGCTCGAGTCGACGATGGAGGTCGCGCGCTGGGAAAACATGCGCAAGGCCGGCCGTCGCTGGGGCTGGTGGGGCGCTGGCCTGGGCGCGCTGGTGGGGCTGGTGGTGTATGCGCCGGCCAGCTGGCTGGCGCAAGGTGTGGTGGAGCTTTCGGGCCAGCGCTTGCTGCTGGCCGAGTCACAAGGCACCATCTGGCATGGCGATGCCGTGGTGGTCCTCACGGGTGGTCCCGGCAGTCGTGATGCGCGGGCCTTGCCTGGCCGCTTGAACTGGACCATGCGCCTGAGCGGCCTGGGCCTGCGCCTGACCTTCCAGCAGGACTGCTGCATCCCCACACCGGTGGTGATGCAGGTGGCCTTCGGCATGGGGCGCGTCAAGACCGATGTGCTCGCTCAAGCGACGGGCGAGGTCGGGCACTGGCCCGCCGCCTGGCTGGGGGGGCTGGGCACGCCCTGGAACACGCTGCAACTGGCCGGGGTCTTGCGCCTGTCGAGCCGGGATCTGTCTTTCGAGTGGGCGCAAGGGCGCCTGCGCATCCAGGGGCAGGCTGATCTGATGCTGGAGAACGTGTCTTCGCGCTTGACCACGCTGGACCGACTGGGCTCTTACCGCTTGAACCTGAGCGGCGATCCCCAGGGCCTGCTGCAGATGCAATTGAACACGCTGGACGGCGCCCTGCAGCTGTCTGGCCAAGGGGGCGTGAGCTCCGGCGGGATGCGCTTTCGTGGCGAAGCCCGCGCCAGTGAGGCCGAACGCGGCGCACTGGACAATTTGTTGAACATCATCGGCCGCCGCGAGGGCGACCGTTCTGTCATTTCGATCGGATAA
- the gspM gene encoding type II secretion system protein GspM produces the protein MSSQASSLQALRQELQAKWAAMAPRERQMATVAGWLLALTLLVLVGIRPAWRTLSETPAQLRELDAQLDQMRRLADESQMLRQRPPVPPAQSEAALRSATERLGAGAKLNLQGDRATLTLNRVSGDALATWLDEARGAARAKPTEAGLMQVEPGVYSGNIVLAMGPGAGGGR, from the coding sequence ATGAGTTCTCAAGCTTCCTCTCTTCAAGCGCTGCGCCAGGAGTTGCAGGCCAAGTGGGCTGCCATGGCCCCGCGCGAGCGCCAGATGGCCACGGTGGCGGGCTGGCTGCTGGCGTTGACACTGCTGGTGCTGGTGGGCATCCGCCCGGCCTGGCGCACCCTGTCTGAGACCCCTGCGCAGTTGCGTGAGCTTGACGCGCAGCTGGACCAGATGCGCCGCCTGGCCGATGAATCCCAGATGCTGCGCCAGCGTCCGCCTGTGCCGCCCGCGCAATCCGAGGCGGCGCTGCGCTCGGCCACGGAGCGCCTGGGGGCCGGGGCCAAGCTCAATCTGCAAGGTGACCGCGCCACGCTCACGCTCAACCGCGTCTCGGGTGATGCCCTGGCCACCTGGCTGGATGAGGCCCGTGGCGCGGCGCGCGCCAAGCCCACCGAGGCCGGCCTGATGCAGGTCGAGCCAGGGGTGTACTCGGGCAACATCGTCCTGGCCATGGGGCCGGGCGCAGGAGGCGGCCGTTAA
- the gspL gene encoding type II secretion system protein GspL, with the protein MSILIIQLPARTRLSADVTASEAGAAPASPGPKEYSYVLSVDGMSATRQGRATAPMLPRADSVVAVMAPTDLSWHRLSLPKAPAARLRAALASMLEEALLEDPENMHLAVAPMAKAGQPTWIAACDHTWLTSQLMALEKAKIRVERVVPGVAPDEPPSAYFHEFGAAGAPEGAEPGAEMLLTWSTPDGVATWPVAGSLSRTLLPDPLPINARFFATPPVASPAERWLGRAVTVQSQPEHLLLAARSIWNLLQFELTPRSKGVYALSDQWRRFMSPQWRPARMGLMALVAAQVLGLNLWAWQQSQLVKTKRATMVQLLKQAHPQVQAVLDAPVQMRRETEALRAMAGQAGGNDLESLMAAVASAWPPEQPTAGLQYDGSSLTVMPPASWGAVELDEFRRKLGAAGVQVESADGRLTVRRANG; encoded by the coding sequence ATGAGCATTCTCATCATTCAACTGCCGGCGCGCACGCGCCTGAGCGCCGACGTGACCGCGTCGGAGGCCGGGGCTGCGCCAGCGTCGCCCGGGCCGAAGGAGTACAGCTATGTGCTCAGCGTCGACGGCATGTCGGCCACGCGGCAGGGGCGTGCCACGGCACCCATGTTGCCCCGGGCCGACAGTGTGGTGGCCGTCATGGCCCCGACCGACCTGAGCTGGCACCGCCTGAGCCTGCCCAAGGCGCCGGCGGCCCGTCTGCGCGCCGCGCTGGCCAGCATGCTGGAAGAGGCCCTGCTCGAAGACCCCGAGAACATGCACCTGGCCGTGGCCCCGATGGCCAAGGCCGGCCAGCCGACCTGGATTGCGGCCTGCGACCATACCTGGTTGACCAGCCAGCTGATGGCCCTGGAAAAGGCCAAGATCCGCGTGGAGCGCGTGGTGCCCGGCGTGGCGCCGGACGAACCGCCATCGGCCTACTTCCACGAGTTTGGTGCAGCCGGTGCGCCCGAGGGGGCTGAGCCTGGCGCCGAGATGCTGCTGACCTGGTCCACCCCGGATGGCGTGGCGACCTGGCCGGTGGCCGGCAGCCTGTCGCGCACCTTGCTGCCTGACCCGCTGCCCATCAATGCGCGCTTCTTCGCCACGCCGCCTGTGGCCTCGCCGGCCGAGCGCTGGCTGGGCCGTGCCGTGACGGTGCAAAGCCAGCCCGAGCACCTCCTGCTGGCGGCCCGCTCGATCTGGAACCTGCTGCAGTTCGAGCTGACACCTCGCAGCAAAGGTGTATATGCCCTGAGCGACCAGTGGCGGCGCTTCATGAGCCCGCAATGGCGGCCCGCCCGCATGGGCCTGATGGCCCTGGTGGCCGCGCAGGTGCTGGGGCTCAATCTGTGGGCCTGGCAACAATCGCAACTGGTCAAGACCAAGCGCGCCACCATGGTGCAACTGCTCAAGCAGGCCCACCCGCAGGTGCAGGCCGTGCTGGATGCGCCGGTGCAGATGCGCCGCGAAACCGAAGCCTTGCGTGCCATGGCGGGCCAGGCTGGTGGCAATGACCTGGAGTCTTTGATGGCCGCAGTGGCCAGCGCCTGGCCGCCTGAGCAGCCTACGGCCGGCTTGCAGTACGACGGCAGCTCGCTGACCGTGATGCCGCCTGCCTCCTGGGGCGCGGTCGAGTTGGACGAGTTCCGTCGCAAGCTGGGCGCGGCTGGCGTGCAGGTCGAGTCGGCGGATGGCCGCCTGACCGTGCGGCGCGCCAATGGCTGA
- the gspK gene encoding type II secretion system minor pseudopilin GspK — MLDQPFSRAASGHPRPSAQRGAALLMAMVIVTLVSTLAASMVWQQWRAVQVESAERVRSQSAWVLSGALDWARLILREDGKNEQVDHLGEVWAMPLAEARLSTFLAADGNNSATDSDDSPEAFLSGKVDDAHAKYNLRHLVDGVTTNEAEVKVFKRLLEFLSLPPSLADGIAAAMTKAALAEASFASSDPALLDKLGGEMGRSQAPLMPQSFDQLLWLGLDAGTLEKLRPYVTLLPTAETKVNVNTAPKEVIAAVVDGLDLARAARLVQARQRKPFKATGDLFEVLGHAQPEWDFNRLDVKSEFFEVKGRLRYEDNVIEQRHLVQRQPGGSDVLVLQQSRFSGLDRGADGATPP, encoded by the coding sequence ATGCTCGATCAGCCATTTTCCCGTGCGGCCAGCGGCCATCCCAGGCCATCGGCCCAGCGTGGCGCCGCCCTGTTGATGGCCATGGTCATCGTGACGCTGGTGTCCACGCTGGCGGCGTCCATGGTCTGGCAGCAATGGCGCGCCGTGCAGGTCGAGAGTGCCGAGCGCGTGCGCTCGCAATCGGCGTGGGTGCTCAGCGGTGCGCTGGACTGGGCGCGGCTCATCTTGCGTGAGGACGGCAAGAACGAGCAGGTCGACCACCTCGGCGAGGTGTGGGCCATGCCGCTGGCCGAGGCCCGCCTGTCCACCTTCCTGGCGGCGGACGGCAACAACAGCGCCACGGATTCGGACGACTCTCCCGAGGCGTTCCTGTCCGGCAAGGTCGATGACGCGCACGCCAAATACAACCTGCGGCATCTGGTGGACGGCGTGACGACCAATGAGGCCGAGGTCAAGGTGTTCAAGCGCCTGCTGGAGTTCCTGAGCCTGCCGCCCTCCCTGGCCGATGGCATCGCGGCGGCGATGACCAAGGCCGCTTTGGCCGAGGCCTCGTTTGCCAGCAGCGACCCTGCCTTGCTGGATAAGCTGGGTGGCGAAATGGGCCGTTCGCAGGCCCCGCTGATGCCGCAGAGTTTCGACCAGCTCTTGTGGCTGGGGCTGGATGCGGGCACGCTGGAGAAATTGCGCCCCTACGTCACCTTGTTGCCCACGGCCGAGACCAAGGTGAACGTCAACACCGCACCCAAGGAAGTGATCGCGGCCGTGGTGGACGGCCTGGACCTGGCGCGGGCGGCGCGGCTGGTGCAGGCCCGGCAGCGCAAGCCCTTCAAGGCCACCGGCGACCTCTTTGAGGTGCTGGGGCACGCCCAGCCCGAATGGGATTTCAACCGCCTCGACGTCAAATCCGAATTTTTTGAAGTCAAAGGCCGCCTGCGTTACGAAGACAACGTCATCGAGCAACGCCACCTGGTGCAGCGCCAGCCCGGCGGCTCTGACGTGCTGGTGCTACAGCAGTCGCGTTTTTCGGGCCTGGACCGTGGCGCAGACGGCGCGACGCCCCCATGA
- a CDS encoding type II secretion system protein J, translated as MNQPVFMPRVQPGVGPRALAQQGFTLIEVLVSLLILAVLSATAWKGMDSISTARQVADGNLKQTLRLQSVVTQFEADMGQVMDTQIVDGMQFDGAHLRLTRRSGEGMQVVTWYVRRDRLLRWASPVTTKVGELQRYWLSSYQLQGREPGTLTALKGVERWQVYCFRGGSMSSCQSTGDVVKTTQAIPVGGATGAAPVPSLRQALPNAVRCQMTLGEGSGFAGTLTRDVMLAPQLQGN; from the coding sequence ATGAACCAGCCCGTCTTCATGCCCCGTGTGCAGCCTGGTGTGGGCCCCCGAGCCCTTGCCCAGCAGGGCTTCACCCTCATCGAAGTGCTGGTGTCCCTGCTGATTCTGGCGGTGTTGTCGGCCACGGCCTGGAAGGGCATGGACAGCATCAGCACGGCCCGCCAGGTGGCCGATGGCAACCTCAAGCAGACCCTGCGCCTGCAGTCGGTGGTCACCCAGTTCGAGGCGGACATGGGCCAGGTCATGGACACGCAGATCGTGGATGGCATGCAGTTTGACGGCGCGCACTTGCGCTTGACCCGCCGCAGTGGCGAAGGCATGCAGGTGGTGACCTGGTATGTGCGGCGTGACCGCCTGTTGCGCTGGGCCAGTCCGGTGACCACCAAGGTCGGTGAGTTGCAGCGCTACTGGCTGAGCTCTTACCAGTTGCAGGGGCGCGAGCCGGGCACCTTGACCGCGCTGAAAGGCGTGGAGCGCTGGCAGGTGTACTGTTTCCGCGGCGGCTCGATGAGCAGTTGCCAGTCCACTGGCGATGTGGTCAAGACGACGCAGGCCATCCCGGTTGGTGGGGCAACCGGGGCAGCACCGGTACCCAGCCTGAGGCAGGCCTTGCCCAATGCGGTGCGTTGTCAGATGACGCTGGGCGAGGGAAGCGGCTTTGCAGGCACGCTGACGCGTGACGTCATGCTGGCGCCCCAGCTGCAGGGCAACTGA
- the gspI gene encoding type II secretion system minor pseudopilin GspI has product MRRHADQLALGMTLIEVLVALAIVAITLSAGIKAAGGLTLNAQRMNDLTLAQWCAENQITSLKLSRIYPPVGDSDFSCQQLGRTFPGHMTVRPTPNLNFRRVDAQVMDEAQQPIVKLSTVLPRF; this is encoded by the coding sequence ATGCGCCGGCACGCTGACCAACTCGCGCTCGGCATGACCCTCATCGAGGTGCTGGTGGCGCTGGCCATCGTGGCCATCACCCTGTCGGCCGGCATCAAGGCGGCGGGCGGGCTGACACTCAATGCCCAGCGCATGAACGACCTGACCCTGGCGCAGTGGTGCGCCGAAAACCAGATCACCTCGCTCAAGCTGTCCAGGATCTACCCCCCCGTGGGCGACAGTGACTTCAGCTGCCAGCAACTGGGCCGGACCTTTCCGGGGCACATGACCGTGCGCCCGACGCCCAACCTGAACTTCCGGCGGGTGGATGCCCAGGTGATGGACGAGGCGCAGCAGCCCATCGTCAAGTTGTCCACGGTGTTGCCGCGTTTCTGA
- a CDS encoding Tfp pilus assembly protein FimT/FimU → MPISAPGNKARRARGFTLLELMVVVAMIAITTAVVAFAIPDPSSTRLEREAARLIALLESARTQARAGAMTVLWVPQPNGPDADYQFLGLPPALMPPLKWLEPDVKAEVVGARSIVLGPEPVIGAQSVILRVEDKQIIVGTDGLSPFAVLTGNEAEEDAAGSAQEVANAPAR, encoded by the coding sequence ATGCCGATATCGGCTCCTGGCAATAAGGCGCGCCGCGCACGCGGCTTCACCTTGCTGGAGTTGATGGTGGTCGTGGCCATGATCGCGATCACCACCGCGGTGGTGGCCTTCGCCATCCCCGATCCTTCTTCGACCCGCCTGGAGCGCGAGGCCGCGCGGCTCATCGCGCTGCTGGAGTCGGCTCGCACCCAGGCGCGTGCGGGCGCCATGACGGTGCTGTGGGTGCCTCAGCCCAACGGCCCGGACGCCGATTACCAGTTCCTGGGCCTGCCGCCCGCCCTGATGCCGCCGCTCAAATGGCTGGAGCCTGACGTCAAGGCAGAAGTCGTGGGCGCGCGCAGCATCGTCTTGGGCCCGGAGCCCGTGATCGGCGCGCAAAGCGTCATCCTTCGTGTGGAAGACAAGCAGATCATCGTGGGCACGGATGGGCTCAGCCCCTTCGCCGTGCTCACCGGCAACGAGGCCGAAGAGGATGCGGCCGGTTCAGCGCAGGAGGTGGCCAATGCGCCGGCACGCTGA
- the gspG gene encoding type II secretion system major pseudopilin GspG: MFARTPQLARKAVKAVQRGFTLIELMVVLVIIGLLAALIVPNVLDRADDARVTAAHTDVSNLMQALKLYKLDNQRYPTAEQGLQALVTKPSASPVPPNWKPYLEKLPNDPWGHSYQYVNPGVKGPVDVFSFGADGQAGGEGRDADIGSWQ; the protein is encoded by the coding sequence ATGTTTGCGCGTACCCCTCAGCTTGCCCGGAAGGCCGTCAAAGCCGTGCAGCGTGGTTTCACGCTGATCGAACTGATGGTCGTGCTGGTGATCATTGGCCTGCTGGCCGCCCTGATCGTGCCCAATGTGCTGGACCGGGCCGACGACGCCCGCGTGACCGCCGCGCACACCGACGTCAGCAATCTCATGCAGGCCCTCAAGCTGTACAAGCTCGACAACCAGCGTTACCCCACGGCCGAGCAAGGTCTGCAGGCCCTGGTGACCAAGCCTTCCGCTTCGCCCGTGCCGCCCAACTGGAAGCCCTATCTGGAGAAGCTGCCCAATGACCCGTGGGGCCATTCCTATCAGTACGTCAACCCCGGCGTGAAGGGGCCCGTGGATGTGTTCAGCTTTGGTGCGGATGGCCAGGCCGGTGGCGAAGGCCGTGATGCCGATATCGGCTCCTGGCAATAA
- the ilvA gene encoding threonine ammonia-lyase, biosynthetic — MSTARKAAAPAKSKKPAAKPKTTPLTVQDYLQKILTSKVYDVAIESPLDEARSLSRRLGHKVYLKREDQQPVFSFKLRGAYNKMAQLSRAHLAKGVICASAGNHAQGVAMGARRLGCQATIVMPTTTPQVKIDAVRYFGGDNVQIVLHGESYSDSALFAKELERKKGMTFVHPFDDPDVIAGQGTVAMEILRQHSGPIDAVFVAIGGGGLISGVAAYIKAVRPEIKVIGVQMSDSDAMVRSVKAGKRITLPEVGLFSDGTAVKLVGEETMRLTKALVDDFVIVSTDEVCAAIKDIYQDTRSIVEPAGAQGVAAIKQYAERHGGQGKTYIAINCGANMNFDRLRFVAERAEVGEQREALLAVTIPEERGSFKRFCETIGPRSVTEFNYRISDEKQAHVFVGLTTSEKGESKKIAKLFEKQGFQTVDLTHDELAKTHIRHMVGGRSSLAEGERLYSFIFPERPGALMTFLTSLPPGWNISLFHYRNQGADYGRILVGLQVPKAETKAIKPFLDRLGYIYVDETRNPVYRLFLR; from the coding sequence ATGTCCACCGCGCGCAAGGCCGCCGCTCCTGCAAAAAGCAAGAAGCCCGCTGCCAAACCCAAGACCACACCGTTGACCGTTCAGGACTACCTGCAAAAGATCCTGACCAGCAAGGTGTACGACGTGGCGATTGAAAGCCCGCTGGACGAAGCGCGCAGCCTGTCGCGGCGCCTGGGGCACAAGGTCTACCTCAAGCGCGAGGACCAGCAGCCGGTGTTCAGCTTCAAGCTGCGCGGTGCCTACAACAAGATGGCGCAGCTCAGCCGGGCGCACCTGGCCAAGGGTGTGATCTGCGCGTCGGCCGGCAACCACGCACAAGGCGTGGCCATGGGCGCGCGCCGCCTGGGTTGCCAGGCCACCATCGTGATGCCCACCACCACGCCGCAGGTCAAGATCGACGCGGTGCGCTACTTCGGTGGCGACAATGTGCAGATCGTGCTGCACGGTGAGAGCTATTCGGATTCGGCCTTGTTCGCCAAGGAGCTGGAGCGCAAGAAGGGCATGACCTTCGTGCACCCCTTTGATGACCCCGATGTGATCGCCGGCCAGGGCACCGTGGCCATGGAGATCCTGCGCCAGCACAGCGGCCCGATCGATGCGGTCTTCGTGGCCATCGGTGGTGGTGGCCTGATCAGTGGTGTGGCGGCCTACATCAAGGCCGTGCGCCCCGAGATCAAGGTCATCGGCGTGCAGATGAGTGATTCCGACGCCATGGTGCGCTCCGTCAAGGCGGGCAAGCGCATCACGCTGCCCGAGGTTGGGTTGTTCTCGGACGGTACGGCCGTGAAGCTGGTGGGTGAAGAGACCATGCGCTTGACCAAGGCCCTGGTGGACGATTTCGTGATCGTCAGCACCGACGAGGTGTGCGCCGCCATCAAGGACATCTACCAGGACACGCGCTCCATCGTCGAGCCGGCCGGTGCGCAGGGCGTGGCCGCGATCAAGCAGTACGCCGAGCGCCATGGTGGCCAGGGCAAGACTTACATCGCCATCAACTGTGGCGCCAACATGAACTTCGACCGGCTGCGCTTCGTGGCCGAGCGCGCCGAGGTGGGCGAGCAACGCGAAGCCCTGCTGGCCGTGACCATTCCTGAAGAGCGCGGTTCATTCAAGCGTTTTTGCGAGACCATCGGCCCGCGCAGCGTCACCGAGTTCAACTACCGGATCTCGGACGAGAAGCAGGCGCATGTGTTCGTGGGCCTGACGACCAGCGAGAAGGGCGAGTCCAAGAAGATCGCCAAGCTGTTCGAGAAGCAGGGCTTCCAGACGGTGGACCTGACGCATGACGAACTGGCCAAGACGCACATCCGCCACATGGTGGGCGGGCGTTCTTCGCTGGCCGAGGGTGAGCGTCTCTACAGCTTCATTTTCCCGGAGCGCCCCGGCGCCTTGATGACTTTCCTGACCAGCTTGCCGCCGGGCTGGAACATCAGCCTGTTCCATTACCGCAACCAGGGGGCCGACTACGGGCGCATCCTGGTGGGGTTGCAGGTGCCCAAGGCCGAGACGAAGGCGATCAAGCCTTTCCTGGATCGGCTGGGCTACATCTACGTGGACGAGACCCGCAACCCGGTCTACCGCTTGTTCCTGCGCTGA
- a CDS encoding oxygenase MpaB family protein, with product MRNDDTATGARPEGAQPAPSRLGADLKASRQMASRLRLLVKGDPEPDQQAWATMGQALWEGDPLADDLVAWMHEFGMARAWPLFERALAAPRDLNETTAAPLRQFVCRTAGWPDWVREDLMIEGAQALRGTGLHGMMVLRDAGLMAGYQASAINQTLVMTGSLHKGAQRRVAETTSWWLACTEEGGMAPGGAGFMMTLRVRVMHALVRHQLGHSPKWDAASLGVPVNQLDMQATYLAFSVVQLLSLKTTGVWLSRRESEAVMHLWRYIGWLMGVDERYLCDDEQQGRTLLYQNVLSQASADETSVMLGQALMDEPLQRLYPNLPGLRGRFNKARHLSLVRWFVGSQGMRALGLPATLPWYPLLTMGPFLLRSLVLHAVPGLMPVWRRWAGQRQRDYLKVLMGAHGSPHLTGGAHPAKRQAG from the coding sequence ATGAGAAACGATGATACGGCGACAGGCGCAAGGCCAGAGGGTGCACAACCTGCGCCCAGCCGCCTCGGCGCGGACCTCAAGGCCTCGCGGCAGATGGCCAGCCGCTTGCGTCTGCTCGTCAAGGGGGACCCCGAGCCCGACCAGCAGGCCTGGGCGACCATGGGGCAAGCCTTGTGGGAGGGCGACCCTCTTGCGGATGATCTGGTGGCCTGGATGCATGAATTCGGCATGGCGCGTGCCTGGCCTTTGTTCGAGCGAGCCTTGGCTGCCCCTCGTGATCTCAATGAGACCACGGCGGCCCCCTTGCGCCAATTTGTCTGCCGCACGGCGGGCTGGCCGGATTGGGTGCGTGAGGATTTGATGATCGAAGGTGCACAGGCCCTGCGCGGCACGGGCCTGCACGGCATGATGGTGCTGCGCGACGCGGGCCTCATGGCGGGCTACCAGGCCTCGGCCATCAACCAGACCTTGGTGATGACGGGCTCGTTGCACAAGGGCGCACAACGTCGCGTGGCCGAGACCACCTCGTGGTGGCTGGCCTGTACCGAAGAGGGTGGCATGGCGCCGGGCGGTGCCGGCTTCATGATGACCTTGCGCGTGCGGGTGATGCATGCACTGGTGCGACACCAGTTGGGCCATTCGCCTAAATGGGACGCCGCCAGTCTGGGTGTGCCCGTCAACCAGCTGGACATGCAGGCTACCTACCTGGCCTTCAGCGTGGTGCAACTCTTGTCCCTGAAGACCACGGGGGTGTGGTTGTCCCGCCGCGAGTCCGAGGCGGTCATGCACCTGTGGCGTTACATCGGCTGGCTCATGGGCGTGGACGAGCGCTACCTGTGTGACGACGAGCAGCAGGGCCGCACGCTGCTTTATCAGAACGTGCTCAGCCAGGCGTCTGCCGATGAAACCAGCGTGATGCTGGGCCAGGCCTTGATGGACGAACCTTTGCAACGCCTCTACCCGAACCTGCCGGGTCTGCGCGGGCGTTTCAACAAGGCTCGCCACCTGAGCCTGGTGAGGTGGTTCGTGGGAAGCCAAGGCATGCGGGCGCTGGGTCTGCCCGCGACCTTGCCCTGGTACCCCCTGCTGACGATGGGGCCCTTCCTGCTGCGCTCGTTGGTGCTGCACGCCGTGCCAGGCTTGATGCCGGTGTGGCGCCGCTGGGCGGGGCAGCGTCAGCGTGACTACCTCAAGGTGTTGATGGGCGCGCATGGTTCACCACATCTGACCGGCGGGGCCCACCCCGCGAAAAGGCAGGCAGGCTAG
- a CDS encoding AraC family transcriptional regulator ligand-binding domain-containing protein yields MSTSADQPAQNTPLKGIQAAFVRVLPDAVSARGLSAAPVWDALGLKVDEAPEHTRVPVAGLCRAIDVACGLTGDPLVLIQAAQAVRPLHLGSLGYALMSSPLGEDGLLMYERFQTLLCDELLARHRVAKGLIEVRHEAVDTPLPRDARFWWLLMGARLAFARWVSGRDLVPVRIDIPAPRPAGADAFDRFIGSPVRYDTPDCRELMPADWLAWLNPNADPAMHALMQARTAQQLASQPQGDAVLMRARVVLSERMSLGLEMSLDAVTQALHADTHDAQAITPRQLQKRLADRGLNFKDLIEEVRRERALRLLRDTSQAIGEIAQACGYTEVSPFHRAVRRWTSLTPAQVRQQAQTPGSAPASATSRPA; encoded by the coding sequence ATGAGCACGAGCGCCGATCAACCAGCCCAGAACACGCCCCTCAAAGGGATACAGGCCGCCTTCGTGCGGGTGCTGCCCGATGCGGTGAGCGCACGAGGCCTGTCCGCAGCCCCCGTCTGGGACGCGCTCGGGCTCAAGGTGGACGAGGCCCCTGAACACACGCGCGTGCCCGTGGCCGGCCTGTGCCGCGCCATCGATGTCGCGTGCGGGCTGACGGGCGACCCCCTGGTGCTGATCCAGGCCGCCCAGGCGGTGCGCCCGCTGCACCTGGGCAGCCTGGGCTACGCGCTCATGAGCAGCCCGCTGGGCGAAGACGGCCTGCTGATGTACGAGCGCTTCCAGACCCTGCTGTGCGACGAATTGCTGGCGCGCCACCGCGTGGCCAAAGGCCTGATCGAAGTGCGCCACGAAGCCGTGGACACCCCCCTGCCCCGAGACGCCCGCTTCTGGTGGCTGCTGATGGGCGCGCGCCTGGCCTTTGCGCGCTGGGTATCCGGGCGTGACCTGGTGCCCGTGCGCATCGACATCCCAGCCCCTCGCCCAGCGGGCGCAGATGCGTTCGACCGCTTCATCGGCAGCCCCGTTCGCTATGACACGCCAGACTGCCGCGAGCTGATGCCGGCTGACTGGCTGGCCTGGCTCAACCCGAACGCCGACCCCGCCATGCATGCCCTCATGCAGGCCCGCACCGCCCAGCAACTGGCCAGCCAACCCCAGGGCGACGCCGTGCTGATGCGCGCCAGGGTCGTCCTGTCCGAACGCATGAGCCTGGGGCTGGAGATGAGCCTGGACGCCGTCACCCAGGCCCTGCATGCCGACACCCATGACGCGCAGGCCATCACGCCCAGGCAACTTCAGAAGCGCCTGGCCGACCGGGGCTTGAACTTCAAGGATCTGATCGAGGAGGTACGGCGCGAGCGGGCCTTGCGGCTGCTGCGGGACACCTCTCAAGCCATCGGCGAGATCGCCCAGGCCTGCGGTTACACCGAAGTCAGTCCCTTTCACCGCGCGGTGCGGCGCTGGACCAGCCTCACCCCAGCCCAGGTTCGTCAGCAAGCGCAGACACCGGGATCAGCCCCCGCATCGGCGACAAGCAGGCCCGCATGA
- a CDS encoding F0F1 ATP synthase subunit epsilon produces MSTIHVDVVSAEESIFSGEATLVSLPGEVGELGILPKHAPLITRIKPGAVRIQRADNKEEEFVFVAGGILEVQPGCVTVLADTAIRGKDLDEAKANEAMRLAQEAVQNAKGELDLAKAQSELATMVAQLAAIARLRKK; encoded by the coding sequence ATGTCCACCATTCACGTTGATGTTGTCTCCGCCGAAGAGTCGATCTTTTCGGGTGAAGCGACGTTGGTGTCCTTGCCCGGTGAAGTGGGTGAGCTCGGCATCCTGCCGAAGCACGCACCGCTGATCACCCGGATCAAGCCGGGCGCCGTGCGCATCCAGCGCGCTGACAACAAGGAAGAAGAATTTGTCTTCGTGGCCGGCGGCATTCTGGAAGTGCAACCTGGCTGCGTGACCGTTCTGGCCGACACCGCCATCCGCGGCAAGGACCTGGACGAGGCCAAGGCCAATGAGGCCATGCGTCTGGCTCAGGAAGCTGTTCAGAACGCCAAGGGCGAGCTGGACCTGGCCAAGGCTCAGAGCGAGCTGGCCACCATGGTGGCTCAACTGGCTGCCATTGCCCGTCTGCGCAAGAAGTAA